One window of Thermocoleostomius sinensis A174 genomic DNA carries:
- a CDS encoding type IV pilin-like G/H family protein has product MKSNFKVKFLQHMIDRKKAEKGFTLIELLVVIIIIGILAAIALPSFLNQAAKAKQSEAKSYVGAVNRAQQAYRIENSTFAKDFKALEVGLNETTTNFKYTGMGNNDAEKGVVTAEPLDTKSLKAYSGGVFLQTDGQTRAITCEAKDVGTAAAAPKSATECADTAKWKIL; this is encoded by the coding sequence ATGAAATCCAATTTTAAAGTGAAGTTTCTTCAGCACATGATTGACCGTAAAAAGGCTGAGAAAGGATTCACCCTAATTGAATTATTGGTTGTCATTATTATTATCGGTATTTTGGCTGCGATCGCCCTTCCTTCCTTCCTAAACCAAGCCGCCAAAGCCAAGCAGTCTGAAGCCAAGAGCTATGTGGGTGCAGTCAACCGGGCACAGCAAGCCTACCGAATTGAGAATTCCACATTTGCAAAAGACTTTAAGGCACTGGAAGTTGGGCTAAACGAAACGACTACAAACTTCAAGTACACTGGCATGGGCAACAATGATGCAGAGAAGGGGGTAGTCACAGCAGAACCGTTAGATACCAAATCTCTCAAAGCCTACTCTGGTGGAGTATTTCTTCAAACTGATGGACAGACTCGTGCCATCACCTGTGAAGCAAAAGATGTTGGAACAGCAGCAGCGGCTCCTAAATCTGCTACTGAGTGTGCAGACACAGCTAAGTGGAAAATCCTGTAG
- a CDS encoding methyltransferase domain-containing protein, producing the protein MIISVPELTEFDKIRQQFDYGPYPRIPIDRSPSTDHQTLYFHNLVTPYYLKYRRVIDTQGKVILDAGCGSGYNALVLATANPGAKIVGIDISEESIKLAQQRLHHHGFHDAEFHVLPIENIAELGMKFDYINCDEMLYLLPNPAEGLQWMKAVLKPKGLIRANLHNVYQRESYYRAQALFKLMGLMNESPKELEEEIVTDTMNALKDEVRLKKQTWKSKEELPGSPEKFKEFLAMNLLFVGDKGFTIPETFAMLRAADLAFVNLVNWRQWDIVELFKDADNLPAFWCMSLAEASAEEKLHAFELLHPVHRLIDFWCAHPEADGTPVDEWDDSDWQQAIVHLHPQLCTDTLKAELIRCIKTGEAFEISREVKLPTLAPVFLEPSQAACLLPLWDGPQPIQTLAERYQKVRSIDPETLQPLPATAAFVAVKGLLNRMDAFLYVLLETSSAGAIG; encoded by the coding sequence ATGATCATTTCAGTACCTGAATTAACAGAATTTGACAAAATTCGTCAGCAGTTTGACTATGGTCCCTATCCCAGAATTCCGATCGATCGCTCTCCTAGTACTGATCATCAAACCCTGTATTTTCACAACCTGGTGACGCCCTACTATCTCAAATATCGCCGCGTTATTGATACGCAAGGCAAAGTTATTTTAGATGCCGGTTGTGGCAGTGGCTACAATGCCTTGGTGCTTGCAACAGCTAATCCGGGTGCAAAAATTGTTGGTATTGATATCTCTGAAGAATCTATAAAACTAGCACAACAACGACTGCACCATCACGGGTTTCATGATGCAGAATTTCATGTGTTACCCATCGAAAATATTGCCGAGTTGGGAATGAAATTTGACTATATTAACTGCGATGAAATGCTGTACTTGTTACCAAATCCGGCTGAAGGGTTGCAATGGATGAAGGCAGTTTTGAAACCTAAAGGGCTGATTCGTGCCAATCTCCACAATGTCTATCAACGGGAAAGCTATTATCGGGCCCAAGCGCTGTTCAAACTAATGGGATTAATGAATGAAAGTCCGAAAGAACTAGAGGAAGAAATTGTAACTGATACAATGAATGCATTGAAAGATGAAGTTCGCTTGAAGAAACAAACCTGGAAAAGCAAAGAAGAGTTACCAGGTTCTCCTGAGAAGTTCAAAGAATTTCTTGCGATGAATCTCTTGTTTGTGGGCGACAAGGGCTTCACGATTCCTGAAACCTTCGCTATGTTGCGTGCTGCCGATCTAGCGTTTGTCAACCTGGTGAACTGGCGGCAGTGGGATATCGTGGAGTTATTCAAAGATGCTGATAATCTGCCTGCATTTTGGTGCATGAGTTTGGCAGAAGCGTCTGCTGAAGAAAAGCTGCACGCCTTTGAATTACTACATCCGGTGCATCGGCTGATTGATTTTTGGTGTGCCCATCCCGAAGCGGACGGAACTCCAGTGGACGAATGGGATGATTCTGATTGGCAACAAGCGATCGTGCATCTCCACCCACAACTTTGCACAGACACGCTGAAAGCTGAGCTAATTCGCTGCATTAAGACGGGAGAGGCGTTTGAAATCAGCCGAGAAGTCAAATTACCCACGCTGGCACCCGTGTTTCTAGAGCCAAGCCAAGCCGCTTGCCTATTGCCATTGTGGGATGGGCCGCAACCGATTCAAACACTGGCAGAACGCTATCAGAAAGTTCGATCGATCGATCCTGAGACCTTGCAACCCCTACCTGCTACAGCCGCTTTTGTTGCCGTAAAGGGACTTTTAAATCGCATGGATGCTTTTCTGTATGTGCTGCTGGAAACCAGTTCTGCTGGGGCGATCGGCTAG
- the petN gene encoding cytochrome b6-f complex subunit PetN — MDILTLGWVSLLTVFTFSIALVIWGRNGF; from the coding sequence ATGGACATCTTGACTCTTGGTTGGGTTTCGTTGCTGACAGTATTTACCTTCTCGATCGCTTTAGTGATTTGGGGACGGAACGGGTTCTAG
- a CDS encoding HAD-IA family hydrolase: MSNLRLITHIIYDFDGLLLNTEPIHAQVNQTIAARYGKTFDATVRTKVMGRRAQDSAQVIIDVLSLPLTVEEYLAQKDAIIYDLYPAACPMPGAMELTRHFHQAQLPQAIASSSSRRPFQYKTLHYQDWLQLFDLIVLGDDPAIANGKPAPDIFLLAAERLGAVPAHCLVFEDSLAGLFAAKQAGMAVVAVPDPIMDKRLFQAADQVLNSLTEFNPQDWNLPL, from the coding sequence ATGTCTAATTTGAGACTAATCACTCACATCATTTACGATTTTGACGGGTTGCTGTTAAATACTGAGCCAATTCACGCCCAAGTCAACCAAACGATCGCCGCTCGCTATGGTAAAACCTTTGATGCCACAGTTCGGACAAAAGTGATGGGGCGCAGAGCACAGGACTCTGCTCAAGTGATCATTGATGTGCTGTCGTTACCGCTTACGGTTGAAGAATATTTGGCTCAAAAAGACGCGATTATCTATGATCTCTACCCCGCTGCTTGTCCGATGCCTGGGGCGATGGAACTGACTCGGCATTTCCATCAAGCCCAACTCCCTCAAGCGATCGCCAGCAGTTCTTCCCGCCGTCCGTTTCAATATAAAACGCTGCACTATCAAGACTGGTTACAACTTTTTGATCTCATCGTTTTAGGCGATGATCCGGCGATCGCAAACGGCAAACCTGCCCCTGACATCTTTCTACTGGCTGCCGAGCGTTTAGGTGCGGTGCCAGCGCATTGTCTCGTGTTCGAGGATTCACTGGCGGGGCTATTTGCAGCCAAACAGGCGGGAATGGCGGTGGTAGCGGTACCTGATCCAATCATGGACAAACGCTTATTTCAAGCCGCTGACCAAGTTCTGAATTCACTCACTGAGTTTAATCCGCAAGACTGGAATCTGCCCCTGTAA
- a CDS encoding ArsA family ATPase — MLPVKSFPTPPMFLTPSFQPPKLSMFSGKGGVGKTTLACAWARYWAQTFPHDRVLLLSTDPAHSLSDVLQRSISHIASSDTKLPNLAVQILDAAVLLQTFRSSYGEVLQQLVERGSFMAGSDLAPVWEFGFPGLDELMSLLEIQRLLRDQQADRIVVDMAPSGHTLNLFRMMDFLDNFLAALSLFQEKHRTVSRSFTGQVTDDEADYFLQRLSAELNAGRQLLQDPQRTSCYIVTIAEPMSYWETCRFLTALNDLCIPCGGLWINQITSQTNSFHKNWIDRFFEIAKKTPVYTIPWQMQEPIGADPIDRLVTQIEKLDDDISTTVKTPQLHQIKPVEFPARIPPSLSDLIADGRRLVIVGGKGGVGKTTISAAIGWAMSIRHSNCQIRVISIDPAHSLGDALGCQLGHDAMNLTANLSAQEVNGHQLLDRFRKDYLWELAAMMSGQTNDTELQLAYGPEAWQKMVSQALPGVDEILSLLTVIELLEQGKQDLIILDTAPTGHLLRFLEMPNALADWLAWIFKLWIKYQSVVSRTAFMNNLRTLRQQVIQAQKTLQDAQYTEFIGIVQAQTAITAETKRLCQSLRERGIYQRYLVHNRYQPGQELAAAPFLQTIVRVPHLSTDITSNLDPLAQIQGIARLLFE, encoded by the coding sequence ATGCTACCAGTAAAATCATTTCCCACACCACCCATGTTTCTCACCCCTTCCTTCCAGCCCCCCAAGCTTTCAATGTTCAGCGGTAAAGGCGGCGTTGGCAAAACCACCCTTGCCTGTGCTTGGGCGCGGTATTGGGCCCAAACCTTTCCGCACGATCGCGTTCTTTTGCTTTCGACCGATCCAGCCCATTCCCTCAGTGATGTCTTACAGCGTTCCATTAGTCATATCGCTAGCAGTGATACAAAGCTGCCAAACTTAGCCGTGCAAATCCTAGACGCGGCGGTCTTGCTTCAGACGTTTCGATCGTCCTATGGGGAGGTTTTGCAACAGTTAGTGGAACGCGGCAGTTTTATGGCTGGTTCTGACCTCGCCCCCGTTTGGGAGTTTGGTTTTCCTGGGTTGGATGAGTTAATGAGCTTGCTAGAAATTCAGCGATTGTTGCGCGACCAGCAGGCCGATCGCATCGTCGTCGATATGGCTCCTAGTGGACACACCCTGAACCTATTTAGGATGATGGATTTTCTCGATAATTTTCTGGCAGCTTTGTCGCTGTTTCAGGAAAAACACCGAACCGTTAGCCGATCGTTCACTGGACAAGTTACTGACGACGAAGCCGATTATTTTTTGCAGCGACTATCAGCTGAATTGAACGCTGGACGGCAACTGTTACAAGATCCACAGCGCACGAGTTGCTATATCGTGACGATCGCTGAACCGATGAGTTACTGGGAAACGTGCCGGTTTTTAACAGCGCTCAATGACCTTTGCATTCCCTGCGGTGGATTGTGGATCAACCAAATTACTTCTCAAACCAACAGCTTTCACAAAAATTGGATTGACCGCTTTTTTGAGATTGCTAAAAAAACTCCAGTGTACACAATTCCCTGGCAAATGCAGGAACCAATTGGCGCCGATCCAATCGATCGACTGGTTACACAGATTGAAAAGCTAGACGATGATATTTCGACTACTGTGAAAACTCCTCAATTGCATCAAATCAAACCTGTTGAGTTTCCGGCGCGAATTCCACCCAGTTTGAGCGACTTAATTGCCGACGGTCGTCGCTTGGTGATTGTGGGAGGAAAGGGAGGCGTTGGCAAAACTACCATTTCAGCCGCGATCGGGTGGGCTATGTCTATCCGTCATTCAAACTGTCAAATTCGGGTGATTTCGATTGATCCGGCTCACTCATTGGGAGATGCCTTGGGTTGTCAATTAGGGCATGATGCCATGAACTTAACCGCTAATTTAAGCGCTCAGGAAGTGAATGGACATCAACTGCTCGATCGATTTCGCAAAGACTATCTGTGGGAATTGGCTGCAATGATGAGCGGACAAACTAACGACACCGAATTACAACTTGCCTATGGGCCAGAGGCATGGCAAAAGATGGTATCACAAGCATTACCTGGAGTAGACGAAATTTTATCACTGCTGACCGTGATTGAATTACTGGAACAGGGCAAACAAGATCTGATTATTTTAGATACGGCTCCGACGGGTCATCTACTGCGCTTTTTAGAAATGCCCAATGCTTTGGCAGACTGGTTGGCTTGGATCTTTAAGCTTTGGATCAAATATCAAAGCGTTGTCAGCCGCACAGCGTTTATGAACAACCTGCGAACATTGCGGCAACAAGTGATACAGGCGCAAAAAACCTTACAGGATGCTCAATATACAGAGTTTATTGGCATCGTGCAAGCGCAGACCGCCATCACGGCAGAAACCAAACGGCTGTGTCAATCGCTGAGGGAACGCGGCATTTATCAGCGTTACTTGGTTCACAATCGCTATCAACCCGGACAGGAATTAGCTGCTGCACCGTTTTTACAAACGATCGTGCGAGTGCCACACCTATCGACTGATATAACAAGCAACCTCGATCCATTGGCGCAAATTCAAGGCATTGCTCGGTTGTTGTTTGAGTGA
- a CDS encoding urease accessory protein UreD — MSLPSVSPSSSAWHGQLQLTFDRPDQKTLLSRSYNQAPLKIQRPFYPEGDLCHSVMLHTAGGIVGGDRLSVQTHLHSHAQALVTTAAAAKIYDSNGKTAHQSTILTLAAGAYLEWLPQETILFNGALYQQTLRVNLGSEAVWLGWDLVRLGRTARGEQFTTGHWRSHTEIWQGDRLLWVDPQGIDGGSAMMNSPHGLAGASVIASLVFAGRSVPPALVEQVRDLWQTRPPLTQSLLPETGATRLPNGFVCRYRGHSTNEARQWLIQVWQLVRQFHLQRPICIPRVWQLRDMS; from the coding sequence TTGTCTCTTCCTTCTGTTTCTCCTTCTAGCTCCGCTTGGCATGGTCAGTTACAGTTGACTTTCGATCGCCCCGATCAAAAAACGCTGCTCAGCCGTAGCTACAACCAAGCCCCCCTAAAAATTCAGCGTCCTTTCTACCCAGAAGGCGATCTGTGCCATAGCGTCATGTTGCACACCGCTGGCGGTATCGTTGGCGGCGATCGACTCTCGGTGCAAACCCATCTGCATTCCCATGCTCAAGCGCTTGTTACAACAGCCGCCGCTGCCAAAATCTATGACAGTAACGGCAAAACAGCGCATCAATCCACAATCTTGACCCTAGCAGCCGGGGCGTATTTGGAATGGTTGCCGCAAGAGACCATTCTTTTTAATGGCGCGTTGTATCAGCAGACACTGCGGGTGAACTTGGGCAGCGAAGCGGTTTGGCTTGGTTGGGATCTTGTTCGATTAGGACGAACCGCCAGAGGCGAACAATTTACCACCGGACACTGGCGATCGCACACAGAAATTTGGCAAGGCGATCGGTTGTTGTGGGTCGATCCGCAAGGGATTGATGGCGGCAGCGCGATGATGAACAGTCCCCACGGCTTAGCAGGCGCTTCGGTGATTGCCAGTCTTGTCTTTGCGGGGCGGTCGGTTCCCCCAGCCCTAGTTGAGCAAGTGCGCGACCTGTGGCAAACGCGCCCCCCACTCACCCAGTCCCTCTTACCAGAAACAGGTGCAACCCGACTCCCCAATGGATTCGTATGTCGCTATCGTGGACATTCTACCAACGAAGCCCGACAGTGGTTGATTCAAGTGTGGCAATTAGTGCGCCAATTTCATCTCCAGCGTCCCATTTGCATTCCGCGGGTGTGGCAACTGCGAGACATGTCTTAA
- a CDS encoding glycosyltransferase, with protein MKLSLCMIVRNEAANLPACLTSVKDVVDELIVLDTGSTDETVTIAQSFGAQVPHFAWCNDFSAARNASLKYATGDWILVLDADERLVPEIVPAMQQAMQQPNALVINLLRAEVGAVQSPYSLVSRLFRNHPDVQFSRPYHALVDDSVMQLLQQEPQWQVLSLPQIAIRHYGYEPSTIAARQKLDQARTAMEEYWLAHPDDPYVCSKLGALYIQIGDFTQGVDILRRGLRSIAQSPTPVVNPQSSFAPILYELHYHLAIAYNRLQQPPTAEQHYRSAIQVPILDCLKLGAYNNLGSLLQAKGDLAGAKAAYEACLNIDPNFAVGYYNMGMVLKASGQLMESAAQYQKAIALNPNYAEAHQNLGVVLLKLGNILEGKQAFLRAIELHERQNSPEAARLRQGLQQMGFRV; from the coding sequence ATGAAATTGAGTTTGTGCATGATTGTCCGCAACGAGGCTGCCAACCTACCAGCATGCCTCACCAGTGTAAAGGACGTGGTGGACGAACTCATTGTGCTGGATACTGGCTCCACTGATGAAACCGTGACGATCGCCCAATCCTTTGGAGCACAGGTGCCACACTTTGCCTGGTGCAACGATTTCTCAGCGGCTCGCAATGCATCGCTGAAGTATGCCACAGGGGACTGGATTCTGGTATTAGATGCTGATGAACGGTTAGTACCCGAAATTGTTCCTGCCATGCAGCAAGCCATGCAGCAACCGAATGCACTGGTGATTAACCTATTACGTGCGGAAGTGGGCGCGGTTCAATCTCCCTATTCACTGGTGTCGCGGCTGTTTCGCAATCACCCCGATGTGCAGTTTTCTCGTCCCTATCATGCCTTGGTGGATGACAGTGTGATGCAACTGCTGCAACAAGAACCCCAGTGGCAAGTGCTGAGTTTACCGCAGATTGCCATCCGGCACTATGGCTATGAACCCAGCACGATCGCTGCTCGGCAAAAGCTAGACCAAGCAAGAACCGCCATGGAGGAATACTGGCTGGCGCATCCGGATGATCCCTATGTGTGCAGCAAGTTAGGAGCACTTTATATCCAAATTGGCGACTTTACACAAGGGGTTGATATTCTGCGGCGCGGGTTACGCTCGATCGCCCAATCACCAACTCCCGTCGTCAATCCACAATCCTCCTTTGCCCCTATTCTCTACGAATTACACTACCACCTTGCCATTGCCTACAACCGCCTCCAGCAACCTCCTACCGCTGAACAGCACTATCGATCAGCTATTCAAGTGCCAATTCTCGATTGTTTGAAACTTGGAGCTTACAATAACCTAGGGAGTCTGCTGCAAGCCAAAGGTGATTTAGCTGGAGCCAAAGCCGCCTATGAAGCTTGCTTGAACATTGATCCCAACTTTGCCGTTGGCTATTACAACATGGGCATGGTGTTAAAAGCCTCTGGGCAATTGATGGAATCGGCAGCACAATACCAAAAGGCGATCGCGCTCAATCCTAACTACGCCGAAGCGCACCAAAATTTGGGCGTTGTATTGTTGAAACTTGGCAATATCTTGGAGGGCAAGCAAGCTTTTCTGCGTGCCATTGAACTTCATGAAAGGCAAAATTCACCTGAAGCGGCTCGGCTGCGTCAAGGACTGCAACAAATGGGATTCCGAGTCTAG
- a CDS encoding HU family DNA-binding protein, whose protein sequence is MNKGELVDAIASKAQISKKDADVILTATVDTIMEAVAKGEKVTLVGFGTFEPRQRAAREGRNPQTGKAIQIPETTVPAFSAGKQFKEAVAE, encoded by the coding sequence ATGAATAAAGGTGAATTGGTAGACGCGATCGCGAGCAAAGCGCAAATTTCTAAGAAAGATGCAGATGTGATTCTCACGGCTACTGTCGATACCATCATGGAAGCTGTGGCCAAGGGTGAAAAGGTGACGCTGGTTGGGTTTGGCACATTTGAACCGCGCCAGCGTGCTGCTCGGGAAGGGCGTAATCCCCAAACGGGCAAAGCCATTCAGATTCCAGAAACCACTGTTCCTGCCTTTTCAGCAGGCAAACAGTTCAAGGAGGCGGTAGCAGAATAG
- a CDS encoding DUF4385 domain-containing protein, with protein MGTFDYSLDFKTIDFRQHPELYRIGRGEQGVLLVEPYKSEILPHWRFKTPDLARQSAATIYQMFLDYKAQSDFVGMDMARKFLQMGYTRSRRYANHKSGRKYAKDAKGEGAKTVLPRDEDSVKAESAKIFYDMWQLAKTDPDYLKLADRHRQQYEQK; from the coding sequence ATGGGAACATTTGACTATTCGTTAGACTTTAAAACGATCGACTTTCGGCAGCATCCAGAACTCTACCGGATTGGTCGGGGCGAACAGGGAGTGCTACTGGTTGAACCTTACAAAAGCGAGATTCTGCCCCATTGGCGATTCAAAACCCCAGACCTTGCCCGTCAATCTGCTGCTACGATTTATCAAATGTTTCTGGACTACAAGGCTCAGTCGGATTTTGTGGGCATGGACATGGCTCGCAAATTTTTGCAAATGGGCTACACTCGCTCGCGGCGTTATGCGAACCATAAATCTGGACGGAAATATGCCAAAGACGCCAAAGGCGAAGGAGCTAAAACCGTTTTACCTCGTGATGAAGATTCCGTTAAAGCTGAATCTGCCAAAATCTTCTATGACATGTGGCAATTGGCAAAGACTGATCCAGACTATCTAAAATTGGCCGATCGACATCGCCAACAATATGAGCAGAAATGA
- a CDS encoding GAF domain-containing sensor histidine kinase: protein MPNSEQEQQRLQTLEELGLLGTESVPIFEEATQTATHFIEMPICVLGLLDSDRLWFKSAVGLSRIGLMNDLASSRQLPRHESFCTQVVESQHVQVITDAAANPAFATGLLVQRYGIRAYLGVPLVASNGYCLGTLAMMSLTPRSFTDKEIEILQLIARWSISEFERNHLAKTSAWIQSSPNPTTAVNASAMSASAISSVKSQLMSQMAQELCTPLTSILGMARVLSQGIYGALTHKQREYIDIIHNSGQYLSSLVNEVLELGTLDDRTLYLTLTPIDVEMLCQQALSTLKQAAQRHHQQIQLTVEPGPRICLLDKDKVRQMLYHLIFSVMQSSNPESIIRIHISRRQNFLNLAVWTSHPWLGDGMSQADVIASRSLHHFAIQTHRKWRQNEWEAEARISPSNDFEETVGSIENHHSRQSLGLLLSCQLAELHGGSISVQGSNEEGYRYVIKLPQLRDEAETA from the coding sequence ATGCCAAACTCTGAGCAAGAGCAACAGCGATTACAAACATTAGAAGAACTAGGTTTATTAGGAACAGAAAGTGTGCCAATTTTTGAGGAAGCAACTCAAACGGCGACTCACTTTATAGAAATGCCAATTTGTGTACTGGGTTTGCTTGATTCCGATCGGCTTTGGTTTAAATCTGCCGTTGGGCTTTCGCGAATTGGATTGATGAACGATTTAGCGTCGTCTCGTCAGTTGCCACGCCATGAATCTTTTTGTACCCAAGTTGTCGAAAGTCAACACGTTCAGGTCATTACAGACGCCGCTGCCAATCCAGCCTTTGCAACAGGTTTGCTAGTTCAGCGTTATGGCATTCGTGCCTATCTGGGGGTACCTTTGGTGGCGTCGAATGGTTATTGCCTTGGCACTTTAGCGATGATGAGCTTAACACCCCGTAGTTTTACAGACAAAGAGATTGAAATTCTACAGTTAATCGCTCGGTGGAGTATTAGCGAGTTTGAACGCAATCACCTGGCTAAAACCTCCGCGTGGATACAATCATCACCAAATCCTACAACCGCAGTCAATGCTTCGGCTATGTCGGCATCTGCCATCTCATCGGTTAAGTCACAGCTAATGTCTCAAATGGCACAAGAGCTTTGTACTCCATTAACTTCCATTCTGGGAATGGCAAGAGTTCTCAGCCAGGGCATTTATGGCGCACTCACCCATAAACAAAGAGAGTACATTGACATTATTCACAACAGCGGACAATACCTATCTTCGTTGGTGAACGAGGTCTTGGAACTAGGAACGTTAGACGATCGAACGCTCTATCTCACCCTGACCCCAATTGATGTTGAAATGCTGTGCCAGCAGGCGCTCAGTACTCTCAAACAAGCGGCACAACGTCACCATCAACAAATTCAGCTAACAGTGGAACCTGGCCCACGCATTTGTTTACTAGACAAAGACAAAGTACGACAAATGCTCTATCACCTCATTTTCAGCGTTATGCAATCGTCCAATCCAGAAAGCATTATTCGCATTCATATTTCTCGCCGACAAAATTTCCTTAACCTGGCTGTTTGGACATCCCATCCTTGGTTAGGTGATGGCATGTCGCAAGCTGACGTAATAGCTAGCCGATCGCTGCATCACTTTGCTATACAAACTCACAGAAAATGGCGACAAAACGAGTGGGAAGCTGAAGCACGTATATCGCCATCTAATGATTTCGAAGAAACAGTCGGCTCGATCGAAAATCACCACTCGCGGCAAAGCTTGGGGTTACTGCTCAGTTGTCAATTAGCAGAACTACACGGCGGCTCGATCAGCGTTCAAGGTTCAAACGAAGAGGGATATCGCTATGTCATTAAACTGCCACAACTGAGAGACGAAGCAGAAACTGCTTAA
- a CDS encoding gamma-glutamylcyclotransferase family protein, translating to MSKQPLRQNSQWLQAEVTQSLSTPAEPTFYYFAYGSCMCPVDLKRSLGEHTHSYVIGPATLKHYRLGFFRRSHRRNCGVLDIVPEPGAIVQGVLYQLPLRLSGYLDEREEGYCHEMIEVDCQGQSYTNVRTYTVIEKLTEEHAPNDWYFNVVLRGAITCGLPEQYCWQLFHHMHQLQQAAHHHIRQNQVA from the coding sequence ATGTCCAAGCAGCCCTTACGCCAGAATTCTCAGTGGTTACAGGCAGAAGTGACTCAATCGTTGTCTACTCCAGCCGAGCCAACTTTCTACTACTTCGCCTATGGCTCTTGCATGTGCCCGGTTGATTTGAAGCGATCGCTTGGAGAACACACCCATTCCTATGTCATCGGTCCAGCCACGCTTAAGCACTACCGCCTCGGCTTTTTTCGTCGGTCCCACCGCCGCAATTGTGGTGTACTTGATATCGTCCCTGAACCTGGTGCGATTGTCCAAGGGGTTCTCTACCAATTGCCGCTACGATTAAGTGGCTATCTGGATGAGCGGGAAGAAGGCTACTGTCACGAAATGATCGAGGTTGACTGTCAAGGGCAATCCTATACGAATGTGCGTACTTATACCGTAATTGAAAAATTGACAGAAGAACACGCCCCCAATGACTGGTACTTTAATGTGGTGTTGCGGGGAGCCATTACCTGTGGTTTACCAGAACAGTATTGCTGGCAGCTTTTTCATCACATGCACCAGCTTCAACAAGCTGCTCATCATCACATTCGTCAAAATCAAGTTGCTTAG